ATTTGGCCGTTGGATGATCGGCCGCGGTTCCATTGAGGTTGTGCGGCCAGGCTTCGCCCCGCATTTTCGCAGCGTCCAAAGGGACAACACAATCAACGATTTGAAAAAACTTGCCGATTTGATCGAACTGCAGAGCGAAGACTTGCTGTCCAAGTGGCGACACCAGGTGCGGCAGCTTCCCTCGGCAGAGACATTGGATGTCCCGACACTGAATGATCACATGCCGCTTCTCCTCCAAGAGATCTGCAAATCGTTTCGTGCCTCGTCGGATCAATCGATTGCCGAAGCACTCCGCGACGGGAGTGCCTTCGCGCATGGACTGCAGCGTGTTCAAGATGCGTTTGACATCGAAGAGGTAGTGGCCGAGTACAACATTTTGCGCTGCTGCATCCACGATGTGGCTGAAGAGAACGGGCTGAACCTGCAAGGCATTCCGTTCCGCATTATCAACCGCGTGCTGGATCAGGCGATTGGGGTTGCCCTGCAGACCTATTCCACCGAACGAGCGGCGGAGGTTTTGAAACGCCGTGAAGAATATCTGGCCTTTGTCGCCCACGATCTGCGCACGCCGCTCAATGCCATCTCACTAGCCGGACGAATTTTAGAGGTGTCGCAGTCAGGACAGGAGGCCAGTGAAGAATCAGTCCAGGTCCTCAAGGCCTTGCGCCGAAGTGTCAAACAGCTGGAAGGGATGGTCGACAAGATCCTGGAGGAGAACGCCAATCTTCAGACCGAGTTGGGGGTTAAGCTCGAACGGAGAGAGTTCGATCTATGGCCGCTGGTAGAAGGCCTGATTCACGACCTGCATCCAGTTGCTGGCACTTCTAGTACGAAGCTGGTGAACAAGATTCCCGGCGACCTTGTCGTCTACGCGGATGCTGGCCTCCTCCGGCGAGTCTTTCAAAATCTCATTGCCAACGCCATCAAGTACACTCCCCGCGGCCAGATTGTCATCGATGCGCGCGAGGCGACGGATGGTAAATCCATCGAATGCTCTGTGACCGACAATGGCACGGGCATTCCGCCAGAGCTAATCGACAAAGTCTTCGAAAAAGGCGAAACCGATCCGCACAATGTGGGCGGACTTGGTCTCGGACTGGCGATCGTGAAGACTTTTATTGAAGCGCACGAGGGGAACATCAACGTCTCCAGCGGACAAACAGCGGGCACGGTGTTCGTGTTCACCTTGCCTGGCAAGGCTGCCTCGTAAGCCTGTTTGATTGTTCTCTAGCTTAGCCACGTGCTCGGCCAAGTGGTGTGCGATTCCGTCTGCGGCTTTACTCAAAGTCGTAGGCAACGATCTTCTCGAAATACTTCGCGTACTTTTTCTTTAGCTCGTTGTGCCGTTGGTCGTTGCCGTACTCGGCCATGCCATCGAAGTTGTCGAACGTAAGCACGATGCCCACGTGGTAGGCATTTTTCGGGTCGATCATGTATTCTCGCGGCGTAGCCTTAGTGGCCGGTTTGCCGATGCGAAACGTGCGAACCGATTCGATTTCGCCAAAGCACTTTTCGGCCTCGGCCACGAACGCAGCTACTGTCCCCATGGGAGCATCGGCTTTGAAGGTGTAGAGGGCCACATGCACAAAGGGCCCTGCAATCGGTTTGGTAGCTGGCTTTGAACTGGTGGCCTCGTCCGCCATGGTTCGCGCTGAGATAGTAAGCAATCCACAAAGCATGGTGAGAAGTAAGAGTCGATGGTTCATGGCCATGCTCCGCGAAAAGATTGCCCTGAAAAAGACGAGTGGGTTGACGTTGCGTCAGTATAGCCCTGCGAGTAACAGGTCGCAAAGCCGCGGAGGCGGTCGTAATCTGCCCGCAGTTCCAGCGAAGGTTAGACCCCGAAGTGGTAGATATAGAGCCGACCATTGGCCGCGCGAACTTGCGCGGCGTAGTTGGCCAGTTGTTGCAAGACGCTGACGATGGGATCGCGAGCCAGGTGGAGTGGCTCGTAACCTCCTTCCAACTGCAGCGAGTCATAAACGGCTGTTAATTTGGCTTCAGGATTCATTGGCGCATTTTGTTCGGGGCCCCAGCCAAAGCAACCCGTAAGTTGCAGTGTTGATGGCCCGCAGGCGAAAAGTTTTGACCAGGCGCCAAACACTCGTTCTGCGATTTCGGCTCCCTCGTACTCGATGATCGTCATTCCCCACATGTTGAGACCAACCTGCCGCGATTGCAGAGCAGGATTGAACGTCGGGATCCAGGCCAGAGTGTCGCTCAGATAGCGGACGAGATCATCGTGCAAATGGATCGCCCGCGGATCATGAAAGAAACAATGGCCTGTTGCCGATGGTTCACCGTCGACTTCGCAATCGAGCAGCAGAAAGTCGTGATCAAGGCTCATGTAATAACTTGCACGTGGCAAGCTGCGTTTGGGACCTGTGAAGCGCTGGACGCCAATTCTGAGTGAGTGGCACTCTGCCGTAAACCGTAGTCGCGATTCTTGAGAATCTAGTGACCAAACGTGTCAATGAAGTGCTGTAAAAATGTATTGGACGTTTGTCGAAGGTCGGGAGCGGTGCGCGCGGAGGTTTGACGAACTTACGAGTTGGCTGGTAGCAGCTTGGGCGTGAAGCAATCAACTTACTGACTTTGACTACCGCAATTATGCGGTAGTCGTGAGTATGTGTAAAGTAAGTGTTGCGAACTGGTGTTTTTGTAAATTGAACGCGACCGTGACCAAACGTGTCAAAGCCCGCGCATCGAGTGAAGGGGGATTGTGCGCGCGGAGGTTATGGGTGCGGAAGGGAGAAGTGTTCGGTGCGAGTGAAGAAGTGGTTTCGTAGTGGAAACTGGAAATAAATTGGAGAGTGAGAGGTCGGTCGGTGGAGGGTGGCGAATTTCCCCTTGCGAGGTTGAATTCGCAAGTGGAAACAGGAAATTTCTTGGTTGGTTGCGGGGCGAAATCATTCATTCATTTTGGAAACAGGAAATTGCCTAGATTCTGAATAAGTGATTTCGAATAGCTTCGGAAGTGGTTGATTTGTGGGTGGTTACATGCATCGCGGTGGCGAGTTTGGCGATCAGAGGAAATTGGAATAACGGAAATTTCCTGGGTAGTCGGAGGCGGGATCGGGCGAGGAAATCTGGAAACTGGAAATGGGTGCGGAAAGGTGGTTAAGGGCAGGAGCGGTAAGGCGTGTAGTTCAGTTTGTAGTTCAATCACAGAGTGACTGAACCCGTAGCTCAGTCACTCCGTGACTGAGAAGAATCGAGTCATGGAATGTCTTGTCTACGGGGGTGGGAAACCGGGTCGTGGAATGGGGAGGCGGTTGTGAGGGCGGGCAAAGCGCGGCATAATTCGGGGTTTACTATTTTCGCAGGACTGCCCAACTGGCGATGTCGTTGACAGCACCGGTCGGCAGTCAGTTTGAGGGAGGGGAATCGCGATGGACGACCGCATCGGACGGATGGGCATTACTTTTGACGATGTGCTGCTGGAGCCACGCTACAGCGACGCCGTGCCTGCCGATGTCAACGTCTCGACGATGCTCACCAAGCGGATCACGCTCCATATTCCCCTCCTTAGCTCGCCGATGGACACCGTCACCGAGCATCAGATGGCCATCGCCCTCGCCAAAGAGGGCGGCCTCGGCATCATTCATAAGAATCTGTCGATCGAACAGCAACAAGAAGAAGTCATCAAGGTCAAACGCTCGGCCAACGGCATCATTCTCGACCCCGTCACGCTGAGGCCCGAAGCTCCGGTCAGCCAGGCTCAGGAGTTGATGAAGCAGAAGAACGTCAGCGGTTTCCCCATTACAGATGAACGGGGCAAGCTGGTGGGAATTTTGACTCGGCGGGATCTGCGGTTTTTGGAGAATCGCGAGCAGCCCATTAGCGAGGTAATGACCGCCACTAATCTGGTGACAGCAAAGGGGACCGTAACGCTTGAGGAAGCTGAGCAGATTTTAACGGCAAAAAAGGTCGAGAAGCTGCTGCTGGTTGACGATACATATTGCCTAACCGGCATGATTACCATTCGCGACATCGACATGATGAAGCGCTTCCCAAATGCCTGCAAAGACAAACTGGGAAGACTGCGGGTGGGTGCTGCGGTGGGAGTGTTCGACTTCGAACGTGCTCAGACCCTGATTCAAGCAGGCGTCGATGTGCTAGTGGTCGACAGTGCTCACGGGCATAGCCTGAATGTGATCGAGTCGGTTAAGGAAATTAAGAAGCGTTGGGACATTGATGTCGTCGCGGGGAACGTGGCAACCCGCGAAGGCTGCAGAGACTTGATCGCCGCTGGTGCTGACGCCGTGAAGGTGGGCATCGGACCGGGATCGATCTGCACGACGCGCGTGATCAGCGGAGTGGGCGTTCCGCAGATTACGGCCATTATGGAAGCAGCCCAAGTTGCCAAGAGCAGCGGAACTCCCATCATCGCCGATGGTGGAATTCGCTTCTCCGGAGACATCACGAAAGCGATTGCCGCCGGTGCTCACGTAGCGATGATCGGCGGATTGTTTGCAGGCCTGGCCGAAAGTCCGGGCAAGACCATCCTGTTCCAAGGACGAACCTTTAAGGCCTATCGAGGCATGGGTTCGATGGGCGCGATGGTGAAGGGTTCGAGCGAGCGATATCGCCAGTCTGGTGCCAACGGTGGCACCGGCAAGCTGGTGCCCGAAGGAGTCGAAGGACGCGTTCCATTTAAGGGAGCGCTCAGCGACTTCGTGTATCAGATTGTCGGCGGGCTGCGGGCCGGCATGGGATATTGCGGAACGAAGACGATTGAAGAATTGCGAACGGAAGCGCGGTTCATCCAGGTCTCGGCGGCGAGCGTACGAGAAAGTCACCCCCATGATATTGCCATCACGCAGGAAGCACCCAACTACAGCCCGGACTATTCGTCCGGCAAAGAGACGGACTAGTCTCCTGCTGGCCAGCTGCGCGCTGGCCGCGGGAAGCTTCTTCGCCTTGCTGCCCGAGCTGCTAGTTGCTCAAGACAATTATCAAGCACCGATTTCCGCAGATGCCAAGCCACTGCGGGTGGAAGGCAGCGCTGAAGCGCCGCTTCGCTGGAAAGCTCGGCCAATCGCCAGTCTGAACCAAACCCAACATGCGGCCGGCACTGGTCCGATCACCAGAAGTGCCATTGGCAGCGGAGTCGTACAAGCCAGTCACACGAGCGAAGCGCAGCCTGCTGGTGCTCCCGCCGGTGCCTGGAACAAGATGCGGATCGATTCGTACGTGACGCCGGTGCAACACTCTACGGCCGTCGATCCATTTCGCGATCCCTTCAACGATCGCCACGCCACTCGCAAGGCGTCGGCTTTGCAGCTGCAAGGTGCCGAGCAGACAGTGAGCCAACCAGGCTTCTTGCAGCCACCGGGCAGCGGTGGCTTAGGTGGCACGGGCAATCCGAACGCCCCAGGCGCGAACCCGAACGCGCCAAGTGCGAATCCTGCTGGACCAACACCGGGCTTCAGTCCGTTTCAACCTGTCCCTTCGCCCGCACCGGCTCCAACTCCAGACCCGAACAATCTGCGGCCGATGACCGATCCCGGCATCGTACCCCAGGAAGCTCCGCAACCGTTGACGCCGCCGGCGTTCAATCCGAATCAACTCGCGCCCGAAGCTGACAGAAGCAACCCTGCTCCGCTGAATCGCGCGGTGCCGTATGGCGCCCGGCCACAAATGGTCGAAGGGCAGCCTTGCGAAAAGCGGACCTACGACGAACTCAACTGTTGCGATGCCGACAGCAATTGCCGCAGCTTTGTTAACGGCTTGTTGCGCGATCGGTTGAATACGATTTCGCTCGACATTACCCCGCGCTTCATGCCCGACAAGGACCTGCAAGAAGATCAACAACAGCGCGAAGCGCGCATGGTCCTCAGCGGAACCCGCGAGTGGCACGACCGTCGCGTGCGGTTCGAAGAACGTGAAAACTATGAACCGCTGGCCAAGGGACAACTGCTGGACCTGCAACGTGGCCGGGCAATCATCGGCAATGAAGCTGGCGAAGTGGTGGCCCGCGTGCCGCTGACCGACCTGAGCGAAGACGACTTGTGCTTCATCAGTGGTTGGTGGAAGTTGCCGGCCGAGTGCGCGATCGCCAGCAATCAACAGATCGACAACTACAGCCGTGGCTGGATGCCGTCGACGCTCAACTGGCATGCTTCGGCCCTGTGCCACAAGCCGCTGTACTTCGAACAAGTGCAGCACGAACGTTATGGCCACTCGGCTGGACCGTTCCGCCAACCTTGGATCGACGGAGCCCACTTCTTTGGCAGCTTCCTGTTGTTGCCTTACCAGATGGCTCTCGACGCTCCTTGGGAATGCGAATACGCCTTGGGTTACTATCGCCCGGGCAGCTGTGCTCCTTACCAAATCCCTCCCTTCCCTTTCAGCCCACGGGCTGCGATGGCTCAGGCCGGGTTTGTGGTCGGTGGCATCTACATCATCCCGTAGTGCCAGGTTCACTCCGATGTAGTGTGGGCTTCGGCCCACACTCTTGGACGATCAACGTGGGTTAAAGTCCACGCTACGAAGAGCGACGAACAAAGACTGATGAACGAAGAAATGTAAGCCTCCCACTAGCGAATTCTCCGATTTCGCGGGAGCGATTGGCCGTCCTGACGGCGAGCACTCAACTGCTCGCCGTTTGGCGTTTCTTGGACGCGACGATGCGGTGGTTTGCTGCTATCTTCCCGCTCGCTGCTTGATCCACTCAATCCCGGCGGGGATGCCCTCTTCGATCATTGCATCGTAGTGATCTCCTTCTTCGACCGTATAGACCGTGACTTGGGCATTGGTCTTTTGCAGCAAGGCCGCGAAGTCACGGGTCTTTTGCACGTCGACGACGGAATCGTCTTCGGCCGAGAAGAGCAGCACGGGGCAATGAATTCGCTCGGCGTGCGTCGTGGGCGAGCTTTGATGCAGAAAGTCGATAAGACCCGGGAACTTCGGCTTCATTCTCAAAATCGTCCCGTAGGGATGAAAGCCAGCGACATCGGCACAAGGGGCATAGGCGACGCAACCTGCCACGCGCGGTTCGTGCGCGGCAAACAGGAGCGCGGCTGCACCCGCGGAACTATGTCCCGCCGTGTAAATCTGCTGTGGATTGATTTGGGGGATCCTAGCGAGGATGTATTCAAAGGCGTTCCTCGCATTCACCATGCCCGCGCACGAGGCTTTGAATTGGTTGTAGGCTACGGTGAGTTGTTCGTCTGACTTCACTTCCGCTCCGCCATCCATTTCATAGACGACGACTGCGAACCCCGCCTGAACGTAAGGGAGGTGTTCGGCACCAGCTGAAATATCCTCAATCGGTCCGAAGTTAGCACCTTGCAGCAGGTTAGTCCCAGCCACGGTAATCAGCACGGCAGGCAAGGTTCTCGGCGCATGTTCGCCGAGCGGCAGATAGACGCAGATTTTTCCGCTGTGGCCAGGCGTCGAGCTATTCTCGCCAACGGAAACGGCACTGAAGTTGGCCTCGCCCTGAAACGGATTGGGAATGGCAAAGCTACGTTTCCTGAAGGTGTCAATAACGATGCGTGTGCCAATCGTCTTGGGCTTGGGATGGACATGAAACTTCTTCTTGGGGGGCGGCAGAGTGAGCAGCGTGGGGATGGGTACCAGCGAAAGATCGAAAAGTTGAGACGCTGCCGAGGAAGGCTTTTGGGGCTGAGCCAGGTAAACGAGGCCACCGCAACACGACACGAACATCAGCCCAAGCAAACTGCCAATCACTCCCAGAATAATCAGTAGCGTCTTCAATCCACTGCCGGCGTGTTTGGGGCGCTGTGGCGGATAGCTCTGACTGGGAAAGTTCTGTCCGGTGTAGTTTTGCTGCGGATATTGTTGACCCTGATAGCCACCATAGCCGTCTGCTTGCGGTGCGAAGGGATTGGGCTGCGGAAAGCGAGGATCGTAATTGCCTTGCGACATGCGAACGTTCCAGCCCGAAGATGTTCAAAGAGATGTTAGTAGAGTTTTACTCGCTCCTCGTGTGAATCGCCAATGTGACAGCTGAGAAGTCAAAACGGATTCGGTAGAAAGTCATTTGCACTCCGATCACCGACTTGCCAGAATGCCTTGCAACTTGCCCTGCAGCGAATCCAACCGATCTCCCGCCTCTCTTGTTTGGAGCCAATTCTCATGCCTGTTCAGCCTGCCCTGCGACTTATGTTTGGCTGCGTTCTCTTCGTTGCGGTTTGCTCGTTCACCATCGCAACGGCACAAGATGCTGCGAGAAGTAAGAAAGAAGTCGCTGCGACTGATGCCACGGTGAAGGGAGCCAAGGTCTTTTCGATCGGCCACAGCTTTCACGTCTTCATGCCGGGGATCTTGACCGATATTGCCAAAGCAGCCGATGTGAAGGAGCACATGCACCTGGGCACGTCGGGCATTGGCGGCTCGCGCGTCATTCAGCATTGGGACGTGGCCGATGACAAGTTCAAGGTGAAAGCCAATCTGAAAGAAGGAAAGGTCGATGTCCTCACCATCGCACCAATTTTCCTGCCCGATCCTGGCATTGAGAATTTCGCGACTCTCGCCTTCGAGAATAACCCCAACATTCGCATCACGCTGCAAGAGAATTGGCTCCCCTACGATGCGTATACTCCGCCAGCCCTGAAGCGCGTCGCCACTGTCGACCACAATGCAATCAAAATTGAAGATCTGCGCAAGCAGCAGAATGAATATCTGGTGTCCCTCACCGAGCATGTCGATCAGCTGAATAAGAAATTCGGCAAGCAAGTGATTGTGATTGTGCCGGTCGGTCAGGCGGTCGCGAACTTGCGAGAGAAGATCGTGAAGGGAGAAGCTCCTGGCCTGAAAGAGCAGGGTGATCTGTTCACCGATGCCATTGGCCACGCCAAGCCGCCGTTGATGGCGCTCGTCGGCTATGTGCATTACGCGACCACCTATCAGAAGAGCCCCGTTGGTTTGCCGACGCCAGCTGTCCTCGGAGCAGGCAAGAATGCTGCTTACAGTCCGGAACTGGTGAAGCTGTTGCAAGAGTTAGCCTGGCAAGCCGTGACGGAGTGCCCGGCAAGTGGTGTCAAAGTGAAATAAGAAGTAAATGCAGCCATGACCACTGAAACAGCCAACATTCATTTCGAAGTTCACGGCCAGCAGCACATGCTGCCGGTCGAGTTTGAATTGGGCGAGCAGCCTTTGCGGGCCATTCTTCCCGTTGCTCGGCAATTGGCCGAACGTTTGACCACTTTGGCAATCGAACAAGTCGAAGCGGAAGGGAAGTCGATCAGTTGCCGTGCGGGATGCGGCGCTTGTTGCCGGCAATTGGTCGTCATTACCTTGACCGAAGCAGAGGTGTTGGCAGACGTTGTGGCGGCGCTTCCTGCCGAGCAGCAAGCGGCGATGCGCGCTAAGTTCGCGGCTGGCATCAAGCAACTGGAATCCGCGGGCATGCTCGACCCTGCCGAAGAGCCCGGGACGCGATCATTCTTAAGCGACGTGGCGGATCAGTTCGCCTTAGCCGTCGCCGATGTCGGCCGCCGCTACTTTTCCCAGCAAATTGCCTGTCCGTTTCTCGTCAACGAAAGCTGCGGAGTGTATGCCGAGCGGCCGCTTGTCTGCCGCGAATATCATGTAACCTCGCCAGCCGCTGATTGCTCGAATCTCTATCAAATTGGAGTCGATCGCGTGACCAGCGATGTGAATATGGGGGGCTACGTGACACGTACGTTGCATCAGTTGGCGGACCAGCCGATGCAAATGATTCCACTGATTCTGGCCCTGGAATGGGCGGCGTCGCGATCGGCACGGCAAGCGCGAACGATCGATGGCCTCACACTCGTGCAAGCCCTTGTAACCGAAATCGGCAAAGGCCCGCAACTGCCTGGGAACT
Above is a window of Anatilimnocola aggregata DNA encoding:
- a CDS encoding alpha/beta hydrolase family protein translates to MSQGNYDPRFPQPNPFAPQADGYGGYQGQQYPQQNYTGQNFPSQSYPPQRPKHAGSGLKTLLIILGVIGSLLGLMFVSCCGGLVYLAQPQKPSSAASQLFDLSLVPIPTLLTLPPPKKKFHVHPKPKTIGTRIVIDTFRKRSFAIPNPFQGEANFSAVSVGENSSTPGHSGKICVYLPLGEHAPRTLPAVLITVAGTNLLQGANFGPIEDISAGAEHLPYVQAGFAVVVYEMDGGAEVKSDEQLTVAYNQFKASCAGMVNARNAFEYILARIPQINPQQIYTAGHSSAGAAALLFAAHEPRVAGCVAYAPCADVAGFHPYGTILRMKPKFPGLIDFLHQSSPTTHAERIHCPVLLFSAEDDSVVDVQKTRDFAALLQKTNAQVTVYTVEEGDHYDAMIEEGIPAGIEWIKQRAGR
- the guaB gene encoding IMP dehydrogenase, which codes for MDDRIGRMGITFDDVLLEPRYSDAVPADVNVSTMLTKRITLHIPLLSSPMDTVTEHQMAIALAKEGGLGIIHKNLSIEQQQEEVIKVKRSANGIILDPVTLRPEAPVSQAQELMKQKNVSGFPITDERGKLVGILTRRDLRFLENREQPISEVMTATNLVTAKGTVTLEEAEQILTAKKVEKLLLVDDTYCLTGMITIRDIDMMKRFPNACKDKLGRLRVGAAVGVFDFERAQTLIQAGVDVLVVDSAHGHSLNVIESVKEIKKRWDIDVVAGNVATREGCRDLIAAGADAVKVGIGPGSICTTRVISGVGVPQITAIMEAAQVAKSSGTPIIADGGIRFSGDITKAIAAGAHVAMIGGLFAGLAESPGKTILFQGRTFKAYRGMGSMGAMVKGSSERYRQSGANGGTGKLVPEGVEGRVPFKGALSDFVYQIVGGLRAGMGYCGTKTIEELRTEARFIQVSAASVRESHPHDIAITQEAPNYSPDYSSGKETD
- a CDS encoding YkgJ family cysteine cluster protein, with amino-acid sequence MTTETANIHFEVHGQQHMLPVEFELGEQPLRAILPVARQLAERLTTLAIEQVEAEGKSISCRAGCGACCRQLVVITLTEAEVLADVVAALPAEQQAAMRAKFAAGIKQLESAGMLDPAEEPGTRSFLSDVADQFALAVADVGRRYFSQQIACPFLVNESCGVYAERPLVCREYHVTSPAADCSNLYQIGVDRVTSDVNMGGYVTRTLHQLADQPMQMIPLILALEWAASRSARQARTIDGLTLVQALVTEIGKGPQLPGN
- a CDS encoding sensor histidine kinase, yielding MPLLLQEICKSFRASSDQSIAEALRDGSAFAHGLQRVQDAFDIEEVVAEYNILRCCIHDVAEENGLNLQGIPFRIINRVLDQAIGVALQTYSTERAAEVLKRREEYLAFVAHDLRTPLNAISLAGRILEVSQSGQEASEESVQVLKALRRSVKQLEGMVDKILEENANLQTELGVKLERREFDLWPLVEGLIHDLHPVAGTSSTKLVNKIPGDLVVYADAGLLRRVFQNLIANAIKYTPRGQIVIDAREATDGKSIECSVTDNGTGIPPELIDKVFEKGETDPHNVGGLGLGLAIVKTFIEAHEGNINVSSGQTAGTVFVFTLPGKAAS
- a CDS encoding Dabb family protein: MNHRLLLLTMLCGLLTISARTMADEATSSKPATKPIAGPFVHVALYTFKADAPMGTVAAFVAEAEKCFGEIESVRTFRIGKPATKATPREYMIDPKNAYHVGIVLTFDNFDGMAEYGNDQRHNELKKKYAKYFEKIVAYDFE